GTCCTCGATCACGGTGTCGACGCCGAGTTCGACCGCACGCGAGAGGACGGTCGTCGCGCCGCGGTCCTTGTAGCTCCCCGTGGGGAACACGTACTCCAGCTTGAACTGGGCGTCCCACTCGGGAGCGTCGACGAGCGGCGTGAACCCCTCGCCGAGGGTCACCTGCCGGCTCACCGGCAGGAACTCGAAGAACGTCCACAGCCCCCGCCGGGTGTCGAGCTTCGAAAACGGCGGCGGGCTGCCGTCGGGCCGCGGCTGGACGGCGAAGTCGAGCGCGTGGCCGCAGGCACAGCGCCACGGCTCCGTCGGCCCGGCCTCGTACTCGGTGCCGCAGGCGCGGCAGTGCAGGTCCGCCGGCATCAGTACTCGTCCACGTCGGTGGCGACCGAGCAGACGTACTCGCCGGTCGCGACCTGGGGCAATCTGCGGGAGCGCCAGAATATCCCGCTGCTGTCCGCCTGCACCTCCGCCTTCCGCGTTCCGAACGTGTCCGTCACGTAAAACAGCGTGTCGCCGGCGCTGACGCGGTCGCCGAGGTCGCGCTCGTACCGGACCAGCCCGCCGACGGGCGAGCCGAACTGGTCGAAGCCGCTGGCGCGGACCTGCGGCTCGACGTCGGCGGTGCCGTCGAGGAAGCCGTAGTGTCGCAGGACGTTGAACACGCCGTCGACGCCGACGCGGATGCTCCGCTCGTCCCAGCCGACCGAGCCGCCCAGTTCGGGGTCGATCGTCGGGATCCCCTCGTCGGGGGCGGCCCGGGCGAGCTGGCCGTCCGGTCCCTTCTGGTCGAGCACGTAGCCGGCCCCGAACGCCTTCGCAAGCTCAAGACAGTCCGCGTGGGCGCGGTGGCGCTTGCCACAGCGGACGCGCACCTCGTCTATCATCCGGCTCGTCGACCCCTGGTGGAGGTCGAGGATGAGGTCGGCGCGGGTCGCCGCATCGAACGTCGCCGCCGCGATACGCTCGCTCGACGTGCCCGACTCGTCCCCGGGGTACGCGCGGTTCATCTTCGTGTCGTCGATCGGGTTGCGGTGCTCTGCCACCTGGAACCCGTGGTAGTTGACGATCCCGACGACCAGCACCTGCCCGGCGATCTCGGCGGGGTCCAGCTGGGGCACGACCCGCTGGACGACGCCGACGCCGTTCAGTTCGTCCCCGTCGCTGGCCGCCTGCACGTACAGGGTCTTGCCCGACGCCGCACCGTTTACCACCGCGACCGGGAGCTTCGCGGGGCTCCCGTCCCGTGTCTCGCCGACGCGGAGCCGCCCCGTGTCCATCTCGCCCGGGGCGGCACTCGCCGTTCCCAACGTCGTCATTGCCGGATCGTCGGAGTGATACGCCTTAGGGGTTCGGACTTTCCGTCGCCGAACGCGTCCGCCGACGGTCCGGAACGATGCCGATTTGACCCCGGAGCCCCCACGTTCGACCGTGTCCGACGACGTCCCCGACCGGCCGCCGATGGTGCAGTTCATGCTGGCGCTGAACGTGCCGCGCAACGCGAAACTAAGCGCCGTCGCCGGCGTCGCCTTCGCCGCGGTCCTCTACGGCTTCTTCGTCGTCGCGCCCGCCGTCCTGCCGGGCGTCCCCGCCCGCGGTCGTTCGCCGGTGCTGTATCTCACGCTCGCCTTCGTCGCCGCGGTGACGACGGCACTGCTGCTCGTCACCGTTCTGACGGTCGTCTCGGCCGTGCGGTTCGCCCGGGAGGACGACGAGTACTGACGCCGGGGGGTCAGCTCACGAGCTCCGCCAGCCGGTCCGCGCCGGTCCGCGTCCCCTTCGCGAGGATCACGTCGCCGCCGTTCAGCCGGGTTTCGGGGCCGGGCGACACCACCCAGTCGTCGTCGCCCTCGCCCGGCCGGCGGACGGCGATGACGCGGGTGCCGGTCTCGGTCTTCACCTCGCGCTCGCCCAGGGTGACGCCGTCGAGTTCGCTCCCGGGCGTGACGGTCAGCCGGACGATCACCTCGTCGCTCTCCAGCACCGCCTCCGTGACGACCGGGTGCGCGCCGATCCCCCGGAGGACGCCCTCGGAGATCTCCAGCGCGGCGTCGCTGATCTCCTCCGTGCTGGTGCCGATCCGGACCAGCCCGCGGAGCGCCACGGGGTCGTCGACCCGGGCCGCCGCCCGCAGCGTCCACGCCTCGAACCGGGACTGGAGGGCGTCGACCTCGGCTTCCAGTTCGGCGACCTCGCCCGCCACCTCCTCGCTGTCGAACAGCACCGAGCCGTACGCCAGGTCGACGGCGAGTTCGCTCATGTTCTTCATCAGGACGATGGAGTCGACCGCGCGGTCGAGGTCGTCGATGCCCGCGTCCGTCGGCTCCGGCGGGCTGTAGGCGGTCCGGGTCGCCGTCCCGTACACCGTCGAGATGCCGTCGTCGGGGCCGCGGAGCAACACCACGTCGCCGCCGTCGAGCCGGGTCTCCCGGTCGGGGTTCAGCAGCCAGTCGCCGCCTCGCCTGATCGCGATCACCCGGACGCCGGTCTCCGTTTCGAGGTTGATCCCGCCGAGCGTCCGGCCGGCGTACTCGCTGTCCTCGTGGACCGTCGCGCGGACCAGCGTCTCGACGGCCTCGGGCAGCGCCGTCCGCAGTGCGTCGGGCAGCCCGACCTCCTCCAGCACGACCGCCGCGATGTCGCCCGCGGCGTCGCTGATCCCCTCGGCCGCGCCGACGACGCCGAGGACGGGCGCGAGCTGCTCGGCGTCGTCGACGCTCCGGGCGGCCATCAGCAGGCTCATCCGCGTCCGG
The genomic region above belongs to Halostella salina and contains:
- a CDS encoding potassium channel family protein, with the translated sequence MDAPGAVEYEPASVKELLAEMKDTAELLIDLSYSAVLLGSDDLAEEVLTLEERMDVLQLRTRMSLLMAARSVDDAEQLAPVLGVVGAAEGISDAAGDIAAVVLEEVGLPDALRTALPEAVETLVRATVHEDSEYAGRTLGGINLETETGVRVIAIRRGGDWLLNPDRETRLDGGDVVLLRGPDDGISTVYGTATRTAYSPPEPTDAGIDDLDRAVDSIVLMKNMSELAVDLAYGSVLFDSEEVAGEVAELEAEVDALQSRFEAWTLRAAARVDDPVALRGLVRIGTSTEEISDAALEISEGVLRGIGAHPVVTEAVLESDEVIVRLTVTPGSELDGVTLGEREVKTETGTRVIAVRRPGEGDDDWVVSPGPETRLNGGDVILAKGTRTGADRLAELVS
- a CDS encoding succinylglutamate desuccinylase/aspartoacylase family protein, which codes for MTTLGTASAAPGEMDTGRLRVGETRDGSPAKLPVAVVNGAASGKTLYVQAASDGDELNGVGVVQRVVPQLDPAEIAGQVLVVGIVNYHGFQVAEHRNPIDDTKMNRAYPGDESGTSSERIAAATFDAATRADLILDLHQGSTSRMIDEVRVRCGKRHRAHADCLELAKAFGAGYVLDQKGPDGQLARAAPDEGIPTIDPELGGSVGWDERSIRVGVDGVFNVLRHYGFLDGTADVEPQVRASGFDQFGSPVGGLVRYERDLGDRVSAGDTLFYVTDTFGTRKAEVQADSSGIFWRSRRLPQVATGEYVCSVATDVDEY
- a CDS encoding DUF7536 family protein translates to MSDDVPDRPPMVQFMLALNVPRNAKLSAVAGVAFAAVLYGFFVVAPAVLPGVPARGRSPVLYLTLAFVAAVTTALLLVTVLTVVSAVRFAREDDEY